Proteins encoded by one window of BD1-7 clade bacterium:
- the hutH gene encoding Histidine ammonia-lyase, which translates to MTRSTLTFDGTPLSIEHIQAISQQDIDVVLGDSPEFINKIDKGCAFLDTLLEEEGRIYGVTTGYGDSCTRSVPAELVEQLPKHLYTFHGCGLGDIFSEAETRAILAVRLNSLAQGVSGVRIELLQQLVTLIQEDILPIIPQEGSVGASGDLTPLSYIAAVLCGEREVMYQGQRQPTATVFSKLDIEPLTLRPKEGLAIMNGTAVMTALACLAFTRSQYLAKLSARITSLASIATDGNAYHFDARLFAVKPHPGQNQIAAWIHDDLNVGDAPRHSSRLQDRYSLRCAPHVIGVLQDTLPMFRQLIENELNSANDNPIIDGESEQVLHGGHFYGGHIAFAMDSMKNTVANLADLLDRQLAQLVDPKFNHGLPANLSGAEGDTLAINHGFKAVQIGASAWTAEALKHTMPASVFSRSTECHNQDKVSMGTIAARDCMRVLQLTEQVAAAMLLAATQGVHLRIRQNDIDGAELSSAVVATMNQVSEYFEFLEQDRALEHDLRDTVAKIQHQHWSLYDQ; encoded by the coding sequence ATGACACGATCCACTTTGACTTTTGACGGCACCCCTCTCTCGATTGAGCATATCCAAGCTATATCGCAACAGGATATTGATGTTGTTCTCGGCGATAGCCCTGAATTCATCAACAAAATCGATAAAGGCTGTGCTTTTCTCGACACCCTACTCGAAGAAGAAGGGCGGATTTATGGCGTCACTACCGGCTATGGCGATTCGTGCACACGATCTGTGCCTGCCGAGTTGGTTGAACAACTACCCAAGCACCTGTACACATTCCACGGATGTGGTTTGGGCGATATTTTCAGCGAAGCCGAGACACGCGCCATTCTCGCCGTGCGACTGAACAGCCTGGCTCAGGGTGTCTCAGGGGTACGTATAGAGCTGCTGCAACAATTGGTGACGTTAATTCAGGAAGATATCCTGCCAATTATCCCTCAAGAAGGCTCTGTTGGCGCCAGTGGTGATCTGACGCCGCTGTCTTATATTGCTGCGGTACTCTGTGGTGAACGGGAAGTGATGTATCAGGGGCAACGTCAACCAACCGCAACGGTATTCAGCAAACTCGATATCGAGCCACTGACGTTACGCCCAAAAGAAGGTCTCGCCATTATGAATGGCACCGCGGTGATGACTGCACTGGCGTGCTTGGCCTTTACCCGATCGCAATACTTAGCCAAGCTCTCAGCTCGGATCACGTCACTGGCCTCCATTGCAACAGACGGTAACGCCTATCATTTTGATGCTCGACTATTTGCCGTCAAACCGCACCCTGGGCAAAACCAGATCGCGGCCTGGATTCATGACGATTTGAACGTTGGTGACGCACCTCGCCACTCATCACGACTGCAAGACCGATATTCTCTACGCTGTGCGCCCCACGTTATCGGCGTGTTGCAAGACACACTACCGATGTTCCGCCAGCTGATTGAAAACGAACTCAATAGCGCCAACGACAACCCGATTATCGATGGCGAATCCGAGCAAGTGCTTCATGGTGGCCACTTTTATGGCGGTCACATTGCTTTTGCCATGGACAGCATGAAAAACACGGTTGCTAACCTTGCTGATCTGCTAGATCGCCAGCTAGCACAATTGGTGGACCCTAAGTTCAATCACGGTTTACCCGCTAATTTATCAGGAGCTGAAGGCGATACTCTGGCCATCAATCACGGATTTAAAGCGGTGCAAATTGGTGCATCCGCTTGGACCGCAGAAGCACTCAAGCACACCATGCCAGCCAGTGTGTTTTCTCGCAGCACCGAATGCCACAACCAAGACAAAGTCAGCATGGGAACCATCGCGGCACGCGATTGCATGCGCGTCTTGCAGCTGACCGAGCAAGTGGCTGCGGCCATGTTACTGGCAGCAACTCAGGGCGTTCACCTTCGTATTCGTCAAAATGACATCGACGGTGCAGAGCTTTCTAGCGCCGTTGTGGCGACCATGAACCAAGTCTCTGAGTACTTCGAGTTTCTTGAACAAGACCGAGCACTGGAACACGACTTGCGTGATACTGTTGCCAAAATTCAGCACCAGCACTGGAGCCTGTATGACCAATAA
- the lolA_1 gene encoding Outer-membrane lipoprotein carrier protein has translation MRSNMPSVDMAATAAGLTNRPLMKNGLSVLVLLTLLAASALLHANDSTEQALQTIESRLIQPAAIKGDFTQEKHLKVLTRPLNSSGYFIVVKGEGIIWQVNKPVASRLIITPEETRFSQANSARVAKSMQYIGGIFNHVLAGDLNALEQQFSAKINHIDNAGWELVLTPNSAIMRKAITHITLRGDQLIESLTLNEATGDHTDIRFNNLKHYGSAPKELLYAFKN, from the coding sequence ATGCGTTCTAACATGCCGTCGGTAGACATGGCAGCTACTGCAGCAGGATTAACAAACAGACCACTGATGAAAAATGGACTGTCTGTTCTCGTGCTACTCACGTTGCTCGCTGCATCAGCACTTTTACACGCAAATGATTCCACAGAACAAGCGCTGCAAACAATTGAAAGTCGTCTGATACAGCCTGCGGCTATCAAAGGCGATTTTACGCAAGAAAAACACCTTAAAGTCCTTACCCGGCCGCTTAACTCATCCGGCTACTTTATTGTGGTTAAAGGTGAAGGCATTATTTGGCAGGTCAACAAGCCTGTTGCCTCACGCCTGATTATCACCCCGGAGGAAACCCGTTTCTCCCAGGCTAACTCAGCTCGTGTGGCAAAATCCATGCAGTATATTGGTGGTATTTTCAATCATGTATTAGCCGGTGATTTAAATGCACTCGAACAACAGTTTTCGGCCAAAATCAATCATATCGATAACGCCGGCTGGGAATTGGTGTTAACGCCAAATTCGGCGATTATGCGCAAAGCGATAACACACATCACCCTGCGTGGAGATCAGCTGATAGAAAGTTTGACGCTCAACGAAGCGACCGGCGATCACACAGACATCCGTTTCAATAATTTGAAACACTACGGCAGCGCTCCAAAAGAGCTGTTATATGCGTTCAAAAACTGA
- the lpxL_2 gene encoding Lipid A biosynthesis lauroyltransferase, producing the protein MAAPQNEKANTQEKKHWANIEEAGVYWCMKFMLMVHSVFGKFIFLLILYPVVSYYFFMNKLARGASMDYLHQVARFTGKNPASVTYWQSYQHFIQFAQSMVDKVSAWNNKIKFEDVVIQGREEFYQAAKKNHGAILLGSHLGNVEICRALVTLNHNTKLTILVHTKHAQNFNRILSEANPNHTTELIQVTDMGPDIAILLEQRIAAGEFIYIVGDRVPVNNNGRTSMAEFLGKPAQFAQGPFILAALLKCPVYTLFCVKESGAYHLYFEHFADRITMPRKTRSEALRGYVQTFATRLEHHCLKAPKQWFNFYYYWDTPQATSAEKTSPKID; encoded by the coding sequence ATGGCAGCACCGCAGAACGAAAAAGCGAATACACAAGAGAAAAAACACTGGGCCAATATAGAAGAAGCCGGTGTCTACTGGTGCATGAAATTCATGTTAATGGTGCATAGCGTATTCGGTAAGTTTATTTTCTTACTAATACTCTACCCGGTCGTTAGTTATTACTTTTTCATGAACAAACTCGCACGTGGCGCATCCATGGATTATTTGCACCAAGTGGCTCGATTTACCGGCAAAAACCCGGCCTCTGTAACCTATTGGCAGAGCTACCAGCATTTTATCCAGTTTGCGCAAAGCATGGTCGACAAAGTATCTGCCTGGAATAACAAGATTAAATTTGAAGACGTGGTCATTCAGGGCAGAGAAGAGTTTTACCAAGCTGCCAAGAAAAATCATGGCGCTATCCTACTTGGCTCTCATCTTGGTAATGTCGAAATATGCAGAGCATTGGTGACACTTAATCACAATACCAAGCTGACGATCTTGGTACATACCAAACACGCTCAGAACTTTAATCGCATTTTGTCTGAAGCCAACCCCAATCATACGACTGAACTCATTCAAGTGACCGATATGGGGCCGGATATCGCGATCTTGCTTGAACAGCGAATCGCCGCTGGTGAGTTTATTTATATCGTTGGCGATCGCGTCCCCGTCAACAACAATGGCCGTACTTCGATGGCTGAATTTTTAGGCAAGCCCGCACAATTCGCACAAGGGCCGTTTATTCTCGCTGCATTGTTGAAATGCCCGGTTTACACCCTGTTCTGTGTCAAGGAATCCGGTGCTTACCATCTTTATTTTGAACACTTCGCAGATCGCATTACCATGCCGCGCAAAACACGCAGTGAAGCACTGCGGGGCTATGTGCAAACATTTGCTACAAGACTCGAACACCATTGCCTCAAAGCACCGAAGCAATGGTTTAACTTTTACTATTACTGGGATACTCCGCAGGCAACCTCTGCAGAAAAAACATCCCCGAAGATTGATTGA